The sequence CCGCGCGTGAGATATCGAGTCGTGCCATCCACCCTTCAAATCGTTCCTCGCCGAGCAGCGCATCGCGCAGGATCAGCATAGCCCAGCGGTCGCCCAGCACCCGTGAGGCGCGGCCGATCGGGCAGGGTGAGCGCGAGGCGCGATATTCAGGCACAAGAGGCTCTTTTATCGATCATCAAAGATAAATGGCTTGAGCCAAGAGATAAGGCAAGGCAATAAGTCTTTATTACAGACTTAAAAGGAGTGTATCATGTCCGATTCCCCGGTTCGCCGCCGATTTGCCAATAATGACGAAGCCGTAGCGTATATGAAGAAAGTTGCAGTGCAGGGGTCGGGCTTTTCGCGTCATCTGGGCGTTGAACCGATTCGCTGTTGGCAGGGTGAATCCGAACTGGTGCTGACGGTTCGGGAGGATATGACCCAGCATCACGGCTTCGCGCATGGCGCGATTGTCGGGTTGATGGCGGACAATGCCTGTGCCTGGGCCGGGGCATCGTTGACCGGCGATGTGGTCACCGGTGGCTATACCATCAATTTTCTCAATCCGGCCATTGGCAGCCATTTGCGCGCCAAAGGGCAGGTAGTGAAAGCAGGCAGGCGGCAGTTGATTGTGCGGGCCGACGTCTGGGCCGAAGCGGACGGCAAGGAACCAAGCCATGTTGCCGCAGCGCAGGCGACAATCATACCGACGGGGCAATAGCTTCAGCGTGGCAGAGACTGTACCGGACGGATGGCTTCGCGTGCATAGCTGCCATCGCTCTGGCGCACATAGCGTGAGACAATACGGAACCAGGGTCGCGCCTTTTTCTGACTGATCTTCCAGTCTCGGGTAGAGTTATAGCCGACATTGAAGCCCCGGCGCGTGGGGTCGGCGAAATTCTGGCGGCTATAGCCGTCGACAGACAGCCCGAATCCTGATGACTTGCCCTGCGACAGGCTGAGTTTCATGTTGTAATTTCCGCGCACGACATAGACCGCGCGCCGGTTGTTGAACTGCCGCTGGCAGGACGGTTCGGTAATTTTCTGGTCCAGCGCGAACTCGCTGATCTGGGTGACTGAAATGTCATCGAAGCTGTAGCTCATCGCCTTCTTTTTCTGGATGCGGAATCCGAAAAAACCGCCAATGCGCGCGAGAAATCCCGGCGCACCGGCCCCACCACCAAGGTTGAAGCCGCCCGTGCTGTTGCCCGAGGGGAAAGGTGAGCTCTCCACCGTAATGACGTCTTCCGTGGCGAAGCGGCAACGCCCGATAATGTTCAGCGAGGAATAGGCGCCGCGATTGCTTGGCGCCAATATGGTGCCATATTCGATGCCGCCAAAACTCGAATTATATTCGACGACAAAATTTTCCGAGTCGATGCCCTGAGTCAATTCATCGGCTATGGACAGCATGGTCTGCTGCCAGCCGTTGAGCCGCTTGGCGACGCCGCGCTGGGCCTGTGCCGGCACCGATACCAGCAGCATACCGGCAACGGTGCCGGCTGCGATCACAATTCTCATAATGCCCTCCCCCTTATGCATGGAAGGGTCTCAAAAAAGCGTTGTCAGATCAAGCCTGAGCCCCGGCACAGGCATCATCGATATCGGCTTCCTCCACGCCTGCACTGTTATGGCGCAGCGCCTTGAGCACTGTCTCGACCATATGCTCGGCGTTGAGTCCGGCCTCATCATATTGCTTGTCCGGTGAATCCTGGTCCTGGAATGTGTCCGGCAGCCGCATGGTGCGCAGCTTGAGCCCGGCATCGATCAGCCCGGCATCCGAAGCCATGGTGAGCACATGCGCACCGAGACCGCCAACGGCTGCTTCTTCCACGGTGATGCAGACATCGTGACCGGTCAGCATCCTGGTGATCAGCTCTTCATCGAGCGGCTTGGCAAAGCGCAGATCGGCGACGCTGGTGGAGAGGCCTTTGGCATCGAGTGTATCGGCGGCCTTAAGCGCTTCGGAGAGGCGCGCGCCGAGCGACAATATCGCCACTTTCTTGCCCTCGCGAACGATGCGACCCTTGCCGATTTCCAGTTTTTCCGGGACCTTGGGCAGCGGAACGCCGGTACCAGCACCGCGCGGGTAGCGGAAGGCGATGGGGCCGTCATCATATTCGGCCGCAGTATAGGTCATATGCACCAGCTCGGCCTCGTCGCTCGGGGCCATTACCACCATATTGGGCAGGGTGGCGAGATAGGTGATATCGAACGAACCGGCATGGGTGCAACCATCGGCCCCGACCAGCCCGGCGCGGTCAATGGCAAAGCGTACAGGCAGGTTCTGGATCGCCACATCATGCACCACCTGGTCATAGGCACGCTGCAGGAAGGTCGAATAAATGGCAGCAAATGGCTTCATGCCCTGCGCCGCCAGACCGGCGGCAAAGGTCACGCCATGTTGCTCGGCAATGCCGACATCAAAGGCGCGATCAGGATGCGCCTTGGCAAATTTGTCGACGCCGGTTCCCGAAGGCATGGCGGCAGTGATGGCACAGATTTTCGGGTCGCTCTCGGCCAGCCTGGCCAGCGTCTCGCCGAAGACATTCTGATAGGCTGGTGGTCCACCACCTTTGCCCTTGTCCTGTTTGCCGGTGATGACGTCGAATTTGGCAACGCCATGATATTTGTCCGCCGATTCTTCGGCCGGAGCATAGCCCTTGCCCTTTTGCGTTACCACATGGATCAGGATCGGGCCTTCTTCGGCATCACGGACATTTTCGAGCACCGGGATCAGATGGTCGAGATTATGACCGTCAATCGGACCGACATAGTAAAAGCCGAGCTCCTCGAACAAGGTGCCGCCGGTGACCATGCCGCGCGTATGGCTTTCGGCCTTGGCGAGGCCCTTGTGAACCCGGCGCGAGATTTTCGAGGTCATCTTGCTGGCGAGCGAGCGCAGGCCCAGATATTCGCTGCTCGAGATCAGCCGGGCCAGATAGCCGGAAAGGCCACCTACGGGCGGTGCAATCGACATGTCATTGTCGTTGAGGATAACCACCAGGCGATTGCCTGCAGACTCGGCATTGTTCATCGCTTCATAGGCCATGCCGGCGGACATGGCACCATCGCCGATCACGGCAATGGCCTTGCCAGGCTGGTTGGCCATTTTGTTGGCGGTGGCGAAACCGAGCGCGGCGCTGATAGAGGTCGAGCTATGCGCTGCACCGAACGGATCATATTCGCTCTCGGTGCGCTTGGTAAAGCCGGACAGGCCGCCACCCTTGCGCAGGGTACGGATACGGTCACGCCGACCGGTGATGATCTTGTGCGGATAACATTGATGGCCGACATCCCAGACCAGTCGGTCGCGCGGCGTGTTGAAGACATAGTGGATGGCTGCGGTGAGCTCGACGACGCCGAGTCCGGCACCGAGATGCCCGCCGGTAACAGAGACCGCCGAGATGACCTCGCTGCGTAATTCATCGCAGAACTGGCGCAGCTGTTCCGGCTTGAGCCGGCGCAAATCCTCTGGATAGGTGACCTGGTCCAGCAGCGGAGTTTCGGCAAGAACGCCAGTCGGATTCGGGGTCACATTACTTTCGATCGTCATATGTTCGGATACACTTTCCGCCAGTTTCTCTCGGTTTTCGTGTCTATGCTTAGCGCGTTCATGCATGAATGTCGAACCCCAAGCCGACACCATGGCGCTACTCGACCTGTTCGTCTAGGCACTTGATAGCGCTGGAATATTCCTGTGATTGCCGGGTGCTGGGGCCTAACGGCACTTGCTGCAGCGACCGCGTACCTCGATTACCGGGCGGATATCCGCGAATCCCGCGTCGCTCGCCGCACCACGCACATGCGCGGCGACCTCGTCATCATCGAGGTGGACCACCGACTTGCAGATATCACAGACCATGAAGATGCAGTCGTGCAGACAATCGGGATGGCTGTTGGCGATATAGGCGTTGACGCTCTCCACCCGGCGGGCGAGATTGGTCTCCACAAAAAGGTCGAGGATGCGATAGACGCTATTGGGCGCAGCGCGTTTGCCGCGGCGCTGGCTCACCGCATCGGCAATGTCATAAGCGGAAGCGGGCTTGTCTATGGCCGCGAGTGCAGCAAAAACGGTGGCGCGCATCTCGGTCCAGCGCTCCCCCGATTCTTCCAGCCTGCGTTGCGCCGCTATCGCCAGATCAGCACCGTGATGCTCGCGGTGATCATGCGCCGCTTGGTGATCGCTTGTTTCTGAAGCAGTCTCTGTCATGCCCCTGATATAGGCGGTTTGCGCATGAGCGGCAACAATCTCGCATGCGCTGTCTGTGTCGCAGGCGTCTGTCAGTCTATTGCTGGGCTATGCGATGCGTCAGCCAAGGAGGAATGCATGACACCCAGACAGGTGGTTGAGGAATGGATCGACCCTCTGGGCCTGCGTGGCTGCGGCTTTTTCACTGTGCGTGAGGCAGGATCGCTTTTCAGCGAGGCTATTGGGATTGGCTGACCTTCTTGAAGATGCATGGCCTGCCCATAGAGACCTAGCCGCGCACCGGGTTGCGACGGTAATAGCGCGGAAACTTGGCCTTCAGATTGCTCACCTTGGGCCGGTCCCACCGCACGATATAGGGGTGGATCGGGTTCTTGAACATGAAGTCCTGATGATAGGTTTCGGCGGCGTAGAAGCCGGTATATTTCTCGATTTTCGTGACGATGGGTCTCGACCAGATTCTGGCGGCTTTGAGCTGGCTGATATAGGCGCGCGCGGCCTTGGCCTGCTCGGTGCTTAGCGGCACGATGGCGTTGCGGTAATGCGCACCGCGATCCGGGCCCTGGCGGTTGAGCTGTGTCGGGTCGGCAGTGACCGAGAAAAAGATGCGCAGCAAATCAGTATAGCGGATCTGGGTCGGGTCATAGACGATGCGAACCGCCTCGGCATGACGGGTCTTGCCATAGGCCACCAGATCATATTTTGCGGTCGATTTCTTGCCGCCGTGATAGCCGGATTTGACGCTGCGCACGCCTTTGACATGGCTGAACACGCCTTCGACGCCCCAGAAGCAGCCACCAGCGAATATCGCTACCTGCAGCTTTTTGGGTTCGCGTGCAGTCACCTTTGCCGCCGGTACATCATAGGCCTTTTCGGCCGCTACTGCCGGGGCACCGACAAGTGTCGGTGTCGCACTGAACAGCAGTGCCGTAGCGCCACCGGCCAGGGCCAGGGTAAGCGCCTTGTGTTTTGCGGGGCGTATGGTGGGCGAAATCGCGCTGTGCTTGCGTGCCATGATGAACTGCCCTTTTGCTGGCGTCAGGGGATCAGGAAAGGCGTTGCTGCACGTCGGTATAAACCGAGGCGATGTCCTGGGCAATTTCCGCACGGGTTTCGTGTGGCTGCAGCGCGAACAGCGCCGCCGCACCAATGGCGAAACCCATAACAAAATTGCGGATCATGTCGGATTTGAGGAAACTGGCCATCATCTTGTCTTTCGTTATCGCTATCGCCGCACAGCCTTTCCCCATGTTTCGCTGCCGGCATCGTTCCGGTTACACTGTCGGCAACTCCCAACCTCCTGCCGACATGATCATGCCTCTAACCCGAATCACCCTAAGCGGATGTGAACAAGCACACAGTGCGCTGTTCATCTTCGCGGCGGAATTATGGGCCACGGCCTGTCTCTGAGGCTGCATTTGGGTGTGCGGAACCGGAATGCCAATATATTTTGGCTTGGGCTTAGCCAAAAAAGACTTGTTTCATTGCGCCAGCCGGGCCGGGAGCAGACCACGCACCGAATTGCCGACAAAAAATCCATCGGCGAGGTCATCGAGGGTGACGTCGCCCTCGCAAGCCTTGCCGGATGTGAGCAATTCGGCACGCAATATGCCGGGCAACAGCCCCCGGCTGAGCGGAGGTGTCAGCAATTGTCCGTTACGCTCGGCAAAGACATGGGTGAAACTGCCCTCGGTGAGGAAGCCATTCGGGTCGGTGAACAGGATTTCGTCAACATCATGCGTGCGCTGCGCCGTTTTGCGGCTGTCATCGTAAAAGGCCCGGTCTGTGGTTTTGTGTTTCAGCCGGGGATCATCCGGATGCACCGGTAGTGGCTGGACTATTGCCTTTAGCGGGGCATCATCATCGCCCAGTGGTTCAAGCGGCGCGATATCGATGGCGATATTGCCGTGGCGGCTGACCATCAGCCGAATGCGCGAGGGTTGATCGAGATGGAAACAGGCGGCCTGTATGGTGTTACGCGTGGCATGGCGATCAAAGGCATAGGCCATTTGCTCGGCACTGGCTTTCATCCGCGCCAGATGCGCCTCGAGCCGGGCAATCCCGGTTCTGGGGTCGAGCGCCATGGTCTCGATCAGGTCGACCGTGCGCGCTGCATTCATCGCAAAAGCCCCCTTGTCCAGACATTCCCGGCGTTCCTGCGCCTCGTCGGAGTCAGCGACTATTCCTGACCCCAAGCCCAGCATCACTTTTTGCCGATGCGGCGAAAAATGCAAGGTGCGAATCGCGACGTTGAAGGCGGCACAGGGGCCATTGCCCGGTGTTGTCGCGTCGATCCGGCCAATCGCTCCGCAATAGATGCCGCGCGGCTCCGGCTCGATGGCATCAATCAGCTCCATCGCGCGAATCTTCGGGGCACCGGTGATCGAGCCACAGGGATAGATAGCCTGCAGGATATCGCTGATCCCTGCCTCTTCGGTCAGTTCTGCACGCACTGTCGATACCATCTGATGCACCGTCGGATAGTGCTCGACATGGAACAGGTCGGGCACGGTGACGCTTCCCGGTCTGGCAATGCGAGACAGATCGTTGCGCAGCAGATCGACGATCATCAGATTTTCCGCGCGGTTCTTGCTGTCGGCCGCGAAATGCGCCAGCGCCTTTGCCGCATCGTCGGGTCTGTCGGGACAGGCGGGCAGCGTGCCCTTCATCGGCCGGGCGGTAAGACGCCCCTGATGGCAGGTGAAAAACAGCTCGGGCGAGAGGCTCAGAAACCAGTTATCATCATGATGCACCAGCGCCGCATAACGGGCTGCGGCCGGCCGACGCAGGCAGTGATAAAGCGCTATCGGATCACCGGCAAAATGGGCGCTGGCGCGACCGGTCAGATTGGCTTGATAGATGTCGCCATCCCTGATCGCCTGCTGCAATGCCTGAAATGCCGAAGCATAATCCTCTGCGTCATCGGCCATGGCAAAGGCACCACTGCGGATTTTCTCGCCCCGGCTGGCGGTCTGCTGTCCGGCAAGCCAGCTGTCGACCGTATCGGGTGGCAGCGACTGATAATTCTCGAACAGCCCGAACCACATCAGCGGCGCCGCATCAGCCGAGGCATTGGCACGTGGCCGTTGCGCCAGCCTGGGCTCAAGCGCCAGCCCGGCCTCATAGCCCAGATAGCCTGCGGCATGCAGACCGTTCTGCGTCGCTTCTTCCAGCCGCTTCAATGCGGGAATGACATCCTGCGCCTGCCAGACGGCAATTTCTTCCACTGGTTGCCGATAGAGGCGGGCTGCCTGCGCACCCGATGCATCATCAAGCAGCACGAAGGGGGCATGGTCCTTGCGGTAGTGGGCGGGGCGATTGGCCATCACTGCGCCCTATACCCTGCCTTGCGTCATCCACAAGCAGCGCTGTGTCCGAAACATGCGGCAATGACTCTTGCGATATAGGGCGAATGACAGGTGCTGCGGCCCTAGAGACCGGCCTTGTCGAAACAGGCGCGCAGCTCCTCAACGAAAATATCGGGCCGTTCGAACGCGGCAAAATGGCCACCATGATCAGCCACCGACCAGTGGATGATGTTGCTGAAGCGCTTCTCGGCCCAGCGCCGTGATGTCTGGAACAGCTCCTTGGGGAAAATGGTGCCACCCATCGGCATGGTGATGGGCTCCATCGCATTGCCCCCGAAACTTTCCCAATAAAGCCTTGCCGAAGAGGCGGCGCTGCGGGTGAACCAGTATAGCGAGACATTGTCGAGCAGCCGGTCATAGCCGAATGCCGTGGCAATATCGTCACCGGCATCGGACCAGTTGCGGAACTTCTCCAATATCCACGCCATCTGCCCCACCGGCGAATCGGTCAGGGCATAGCCTATGGTCTGCGGCCGGGTGCTCTGTATCTTGGCATAGCCGCTGTCTTCACGGCGATACCATTGCAATCGCTCGAGTGCTGCCGCTTCGGCATTGGTCGGCTCACCGACGGTTTCCGGGTCGGGCGGGGCGAGTACCATATTACTATGGATTGCCGCCAGCGCGCCGCGATTCTGCCGAGCCATCTCCAGTGTAACCACCGAACCCCAGTCACCGCCCTGGGCGAAATAGCGGTCATAGCCCAGAGTGCGCATCAGCATGTCCCAGGCTTCGGCAATTTTGGCGATGTCCCAGCCGGGCTTTTTCGGCTTGCCCGAAAAGCCATAGCCCGGCAGCGAAGGTATCACGAGATGGAATGCCTGGTCGGCGCTGCCGCCATGATCTTCGGGCTGGGTCAGCGGCGCGATGACATCCATGAACTCCAGCACCGAACCGGGCCAGCCATGGGTCAGCAGCAATGGCCGCGCGTCGTCATGCGGCGAGCGGATATGCATGAAATGGATCGGCAGGCCGTCAATCTTGACGCGGAAATTGGGATGCGCGTTGAGCTCTTCCTCGCAATGGCGCCAGTCATAATAATCGCACCAATAGCTGAGGAAATCCCGGACGATGTCGAGCGGTATGCCCTGTTCCCACTGTTCCACCGTTTCGGCTTCGGGCAGGCGGGCATGGAATAGCCGGGCAATCAGATCATCGAGCGCTGGCTGCGCTATGGCGATGGTGAAGGGTTTGACGGGGCCTGTTTTCATAGCGCATCACCACAGAAACCGGATATGGAGACCAGGCTGCACCAGAGCGGTGCAGCGAGAGGAACACTTGCTACTTAAAAGGAATTTATCAGTATTGGCAATGCCATAACACGCGTCAGACAGGCTTTGCTCCGGATCCGCGGCCGCCACGCTGGGCATATTCCTGGGTGCCGATCTGATAGACACGATCGCAGTCAAGCACCGCCTGATTGGCATAGGTGAAACCGGGGCCGAGG comes from Pseudomonadota bacterium and encodes:
- a CDS encoding PaaI family thioesterase, whose product is MSDSPVRRRFANNDEAVAYMKKVAVQGSGFSRHLGVEPIRCWQGESELVLTVREDMTQHHGFAHGAIVGLMADNACAWAGASLTGDVVTGGYTINFLNPAIGSHLRAKGQVVKAGRRQLIVRADVWAEADGKEPSHVAAAQATIIPTGQ
- the dxs gene encoding 1-deoxy-D-xylulose-5-phosphate synthase is translated as MTIESNVTPNPTGVLAETPLLDQVTYPEDLRRLKPEQLRQFCDELRSEVISAVSVTGGHLGAGLGVVELTAAIHYVFNTPRDRLVWDVGHQCYPHKIITGRRDRIRTLRKGGGLSGFTKRTESEYDPFGAAHSSTSISAALGFATANKMANQPGKAIAVIGDGAMSAGMAYEAMNNAESAGNRLVVILNDNDMSIAPPVGGLSGYLARLISSSEYLGLRSLASKMTSKISRRVHKGLAKAESHTRGMVTGGTLFEELGFYYVGPIDGHNLDHLIPVLENVRDAEEGPILIHVVTQKGKGYAPAEESADKYHGVAKFDVITGKQDKGKGGGPPAYQNVFGETLARLAESDPKICAITAAMPSGTGVDKFAKAHPDRAFDVGIAEQHGVTFAAGLAAQGMKPFAAIYSTFLQRAYDQVVHDVAIQNLPVRFAIDRAGLVGADGCTHAGSFDITYLATLPNMVVMAPSDEAELVHMTYTAAEYDDGPIAFRYPRGAGTGVPLPKVPEKLEIGKGRIVREGKKVAILSLGARLSEALKAADTLDAKGLSTSVADLRFAKPLDEELITRMLTGHDVCITVEEAAVGGLGAHVLTMASDAGLIDAGLKLRTMRLPDTFQDQDSPDKQYDEAGLNAEHMVETVLKALRHNSAGVEEADIDDACAGAQA
- a CDS encoding transcriptional repressor: MTETASETSDHQAAHDHREHHGADLAIAAQRRLEESGERWTEMRATVFAALAAIDKPASAYDIADAVSQRRGKRAAPNSVYRILDLFVETNLARRVESVNAYIANSHPDCLHDCIFMVCDICKSVVHLDDDEVAAHVRGAASDAGFADIRPVIEVRGRCSKCR
- the msrA gene encoding peptide-methionine (S)-S-oxide reductase MsrA, with amino-acid sequence MARKHSAISPTIRPAKHKALTLALAGGATALLFSATPTLVGAPAVAAEKAYDVPAAKVTAREPKKLQVAIFAGGCFWGVEGVFSHVKGVRSVKSGYHGGKKSTAKYDLVAYGKTRHAEAVRIVYDPTQIRYTDLLRIFFSVTADPTQLNRQGPDRGAHYRNAIVPLSTEQAKAARAYISQLKAARIWSRPIVTKIEKYTGFYAAETYHQDFMFKNPIHPYIVRWDRPKVSNLKAKFPRYYRRNPVRG
- the pabB gene encoding aminodeoxychorismate synthase component I is translated as MANRPAHYRKDHAPFVLLDDASGAQAARLYRQPVEEIAVWQAQDVIPALKRLEEATQNGLHAAGYLGYEAGLALEPRLAQRPRANASADAAPLMWFGLFENYQSLPPDTVDSWLAGQQTASRGEKIRSGAFAMADDAEDYASAFQALQQAIRDGDIYQANLTGRASAHFAGDPIALYHCLRRPAAARYAALVHHDDNWFLSLSPELFFTCHQGRLTARPMKGTLPACPDRPDDAAKALAHFAADSKNRAENLMIVDLLRNDLSRIARPGSVTVPDLFHVEHYPTVHQMVSTVRAELTEEAGISDILQAIYPCGSITGAPKIRAMELIDAIEPEPRGIYCGAIGRIDATTPGNGPCAAFNVAIRTLHFSPHRQKVMLGLGSGIVADSDEAQERRECLDKGAFAMNAARTVDLIETMALDPRTGIARLEAHLARMKASAEQMAYAFDRHATRNTIQAACFHLDQPSRIRLMVSRHGNIAIDIAPLEPLGDDDAPLKAIVQPLPVHPDDPRLKHKTTDRAFYDDSRKTAQRTHDVDEILFTDPNGFLTEGSFTHVFAERNGQLLTPPLSRGLLPGILRAELLTSGKACEGDVTLDDLADGFFVGNSVRGLLPARLAQ
- a CDS encoding epoxide hydrolase family protein, translating into MKTGPVKPFTIAIAQPALDDLIARLFHARLPEAETVEQWEQGIPLDIVRDFLSYWCDYYDWRHCEEELNAHPNFRVKIDGLPIHFMHIRSPHDDARPLLLTHGWPGSVLEFMDVIAPLTQPEDHGGSADQAFHLVIPSLPGYGFSGKPKKPGWDIAKIAEAWDMLMRTLGYDRYFAQGGDWGSVVTLEMARQNRGALAAIHSNMVLAPPDPETVGEPTNAEAAALERLQWYRREDSGYAKIQSTRPQTIGYALTDSPVGQMAWILEKFRNWSDAGDDIATAFGYDRLLDNVSLYWFTRSAASSARLYWESFGGNAMEPITMPMGGTIFPKELFQTSRRWAEKRFSNIIHWSVADHGGHFAAFERPDIFVEELRACFDKAGL